Proteins from a single region of Sphaerochaeta globosa str. Buddy:
- a CDS encoding carbohydrate ABC transporter permease, whose protein sequence is MNDIKDTKSVSARINIFFTYAVMVFFTLMAAYPLLWLVMNSFKTTTEFQMNKLGLPKEWVMVNYQDAWIRGKFPRLILNSFIYTGITTIATLVFSFMAGFAFAKIPNKATKFLHGTFVIGLLLTLQSIMVPLFLIINWVGLYNTSLGVLIPYIGIAMPMGIYLGTEFIKAIPDALVESARIDGATYLKIFISIIVPMAAPVGVTVAIMTVTGTWNEFMLINILTSSDALKSLPVGVQKFAGALSSDFGKQFAALVIGLVPMLVFYLAFRKEITKGVAAGAVKG, encoded by the coding sequence ATGAATGATATCAAGGATACTAAATCAGTCAGCGCAAGAATCAATATATTTTTTACCTATGCCGTGATGGTGTTCTTCACCTTGATGGCGGCATATCCTCTGTTGTGGTTGGTCATGAACTCCTTCAAGACGACCACTGAGTTTCAGATGAACAAGTTGGGTCTTCCTAAAGAGTGGGTGATGGTCAACTACCAGGATGCTTGGATTCGCGGTAAGTTTCCTCGTTTGATTCTCAATAGTTTCATCTATACCGGCATTACCACCATCGCCACCTTGGTCTTCTCTTTCATGGCCGGTTTTGCTTTTGCCAAGATTCCCAACAAGGCGACCAAGTTCCTGCATGGTACCTTTGTCATTGGATTGCTTCTCACATTGCAGTCGATCATGGTTCCACTCTTTCTCATCATCAATTGGGTAGGGCTGTATAATACCAGCCTTGGTGTCTTGATCCCCTATATCGGCATTGCCATGCCGATGGGCATCTACCTTGGTACTGAGTTCATTAAGGCGATTCCTGATGCCTTGGTGGAATCAGCACGCATCGATGGGGCGACGTACCTGAAGATTTTCATTTCCATCATTGTACCCATGGCTGCACCGGTGGGCGTTACGGTGGCAATCATGACCGTTACCGGTACTTGGAATGAGTTTATGTTGATTAATATCTTGACCAGCAGCGATGCACTGAAAAGCCTTCCCGTAGGTGTGCAGAAGTTTGCCGGTGCACTGTCCAGTGACTTTGGCAAGCAGTTTGCTGCCTTGGTCATCGGCTTGGTTCCGATGCTTGTTTTCTATTTGGCATTCAGAAAAGAGATCACCAAAGGTGTTGCCGCAGGAGCGGTGAAGGGCTGA
- a CDS encoding carbohydrate ABC transporter permease, which yields MPKAHTLADTKKEQKRAYWMLVLPGFLIYVSVMAFPTIFSVILSVTDYNGGKLFGGKPVSFVGFKWYARLFVDEYFYLALKNNLWIVCVSVFGQIPLGFFLAYVLHRGLVKKGDFFQTMIYLPTVISTVVIGILWKSFFAPYGAFPELVRLFNPTYEFGISNHPILPVLFVILWMYTGMYMIIFMANLQKIDGAVIEAARIDGASEGQTLRYVILPALSGVLVVSAILAISGSLKSFDLIYVMTGGGPANRTTVLSIYMFDKAFKGAPNYPLANAISTVMVIISFSLIGLTKWVERRFGGKE from the coding sequence ATGCCTAAAGCGCACACGTTGGCGGACACGAAGAAGGAGCAGAAAAGGGCATACTGGATGCTTGTCCTTCCCGGCTTCCTCATCTATGTATCGGTGATGGCGTTCCCTACCATATTCTCTGTGATCCTCAGCGTCACCGACTACAATGGAGGAAAACTCTTTGGGGGAAAACCGGTCTCGTTTGTAGGTTTCAAATGGTATGCCCGCCTGTTTGTGGATGAGTACTTCTACCTTGCCCTGAAAAATAATCTCTGGATTGTTTGTGTTTCGGTATTCGGTCAGATTCCGCTGGGATTCTTCCTTGCCTATGTGCTGCATAGGGGATTGGTGAAAAAGGGTGATTTCTTCCAGACCATGATCTACCTTCCCACCGTCATTTCCACGGTCGTCATTGGTATTCTTTGGAAGTCGTTCTTCGCCCCCTATGGAGCGTTCCCTGAGTTGGTTCGGCTGTTCAATCCCACGTATGAGTTTGGTATCAGCAACCATCCCATCCTGCCGGTTCTCTTTGTAATTCTCTGGATGTATACCGGCATGTATATGATCATATTCATGGCAAACTTGCAGAAGATTGACGGTGCCGTCATCGAAGCAGCCCGCATTGATGGCGCTTCGGAAGGCCAAACGCTGCGTTACGTAATCCTTCCGGCTCTTTCGGGTGTGTTGGTTGTATCGGCAATCCTCGCAATCAGCGGCTCGCTGAAGAGTTTCGACCTCATTTATGTAATGACTGGAGGAGGTCCGGCGAATCGGACTACCGTCCTGTCCATCTATATGTTTGACAAGGCATTCAAGGGTGCTCCCAACTATCCGCTGGCCAATGCAATCAGCACGGTCATGGTAATCATCAGTTTCTCCCTCATCGGTCTTACCAAGTGGGTTGAACGCAGATTTGGTGGGAAGGAGTAG
- a CDS encoding ROK family transcriptional regulator: MRINNNNFQKNANTSLVAQLIWKSPGISRVDIARELNLYRSTVTNIISTLIDDEVVYEGEEGSGMSRGGRKPIILRLNDKFGCVVGFDIQPSHYRAVILDITGSLLFQDKGKLPEVDFDGIITFLMEIVLKQVEKLGIPLLAVVAGIPGIVDTENGVILYAEPFDLHNYDFYSFFTKNYDVLVFVENDANCTAWLEMTINRNVNLGDFVCMIADYHEGSYQFGDRAGIGVGIGLSIGGKVYHGSHHSSGEICTLSWRGHNIGQTGLPEDLLIKSVTDEQAWKTWMVDLFSSLVPVLSVFDPRVFFIHGKPFSDEQRIRDLLTNDCPQFLDLLKKIHCKLIFDTQDESVVAKGAAMMFLQKLFAVPELSEIECRTHFDWEDVIAQAYPMKKSYRKPRLEVSHA, from the coding sequence ATGAGAATCAACAATAATAATTTCCAGAAGAATGCCAACACCTCACTTGTTGCTCAGCTTATCTGGAAGAGTCCAGGAATCAGCAGGGTTGATATCGCGCGGGAGTTGAATCTCTATCGTTCGACGGTTACCAACATTATTTCCACCCTTATCGATGACGAAGTCGTCTATGAAGGGGAGGAAGGAAGCGGCATGAGCCGGGGCGGTCGCAAGCCGATCATCCTCAGACTGAACGATAAGTTCGGCTGTGTCGTGGGTTTCGATATCCAACCCTCCCATTATCGGGCGGTAATTCTTGATATAACCGGCAGTCTTCTGTTCCAAGACAAAGGCAAACTTCCCGAAGTGGATTTTGATGGAATCATCACCTTCTTGATGGAAATAGTTCTCAAGCAGGTGGAAAAGCTTGGTATTCCGCTTCTAGCCGTGGTTGCGGGAATTCCCGGGATTGTGGATACGGAGAATGGCGTGATTCTCTATGCCGAGCCGTTTGATTTGCATAATTATGATTTTTATTCGTTCTTCACAAAGAACTATGATGTGCTGGTCTTTGTTGAAAATGATGCCAACTGTACTGCCTGGCTTGAGATGACCATCAACCGTAATGTCAATTTAGGCGATTTTGTGTGCATGATAGCCGACTACCACGAAGGCAGCTATCAGTTCGGTGACCGAGCCGGAATCGGTGTAGGTATAGGACTGTCCATCGGAGGGAAGGTGTATCATGGGTCGCATCATAGCAGTGGTGAAATTTGTACGCTTAGCTGGCGCGGTCACAATATCGGTCAGACTGGATTGCCGGAGGACCTGCTGATCAAGTCGGTTACCGATGAACAAGCTTGGAAGACTTGGATGGTAGACCTCTTCAGCTCATTGGTTCCGGTTCTCTCGGTCTTTGACCCAAGAGTGTTTTTCATTCATGGCAAACCCTTCTCCGACGAGCAGAGAATTCGTGATCTGCTTACTAACGATTGTCCGCAATTTTTGGATTTACTGAAGAAAATTCACTGCAAGCTTATTTTCGATACACAGGACGAGTCCGTGGTTGCGAAAGGGGCGGCAATGATGTTCCTGCAGAAATTATTTGCAGTTCCCGAGCTCTCTGAAATTGAATGTCGCACCCATTTTGACTGGGAGGATGTGATTGCACAGGCTTATCCCATGAAAAAGTCATACAGGAAACCGCGGTTGGAGGTTTCGCATGCCTAA
- a CDS encoding beta-N-acetylhexosaminidase, with product MQTHHVRKASELIVPQPRFIEDREGVFRLHPRISIAAEAGFEDLHAFSLEVLGCKAGGEDILFKHQEGLGSEAYVLTITKTQIVVKATTSDGAFRGLSTIRKLAMLSGNLLPCCKVEDAPDFPWRGFMIDCSRHQFTPAFLKKLIDVASLFHLNRFHWHLTDDQGWRIPLENWPKLESIAAKRTELQYTDGRTYGQLYTRSEILEVQAYAHARHMLVVPEIETPGHASALLAAYPQFGCTGGPYETQDRFGIFEEVMCPGSDELMAFLSDAITQIAELFTDPYIHIGGDECPHTAWRQCPRCQNRVRQLGLTDARQLQSWMTKEVCEMVHKAGKRPIGWDEVLEGTELLGLPEDLIVMSWRGLAGGLEASKRGHEVIMCPNTEGCYFDYKHQDSEEEMGNLGVSTLEQVARFTPTPSIMEASTKTSVLGSQGNLWTEKVTTSRQAEYLLFPRLMILAQQLWKNQKAEMTLETRGVLTELCQALDINCYRGA from the coding sequence ATGCAAACACACCATGTCCGTAAAGCAAGCGAGCTCATCGTCCCCCAACCCCGGTTCATAGAGGATCGGGAAGGCGTCTTTCGTCTGCACCCACGCATCAGTATTGCAGCAGAAGCAGGATTTGAAGACCTGCATGCGTTTTCACTCGAAGTGCTCGGCTGCAAGGCTGGTGGTGAGGATATTCTCTTCAAACACCAAGAGGGCTTGGGAAGCGAAGCGTATGTGCTGACCATCACCAAGACCCAGATTGTGGTCAAAGCAACAACCAGCGACGGCGCTTTCAGAGGCTTGAGCACCATCCGCAAGCTAGCCATGCTCAGTGGCAACCTGTTGCCCTGCTGCAAAGTCGAGGATGCACCGGATTTTCCTTGGCGCGGTTTCATGATCGACTGCAGCAGACATCAGTTCACCCCAGCCTTCTTGAAAAAACTCATCGATGTGGCATCCCTATTCCACCTCAATCGTTTCCATTGGCATCTGACCGACGACCAAGGCTGGCGTATCCCTCTTGAGAATTGGCCCAAATTGGAGAGCATTGCAGCCAAAAGAACAGAGTTGCAATACACCGACGGCAGAACGTACGGCCAGCTGTACACCCGTAGTGAAATCCTTGAAGTACAAGCGTATGCACATGCACGTCACATGCTGGTAGTTCCTGAAATTGAGACTCCAGGCCATGCATCGGCGTTGCTTGCTGCCTATCCTCAGTTCGGATGTACAGGAGGGCCGTATGAAACACAGGATCGCTTTGGAATCTTTGAAGAGGTAATGTGCCCCGGTAGTGATGAGCTGATGGCCTTCCTTTCCGATGCCATCACCCAAATTGCTGAGCTTTTCACTGATCCCTATATCCATATCGGCGGTGACGAATGTCCGCATACCGCTTGGCGGCAGTGTCCCCGCTGTCAGAACCGAGTCCGGCAATTAGGGTTAACCGATGCCCGGCAACTCCAAAGTTGGATGACCAAAGAAGTTTGCGAAATGGTGCATAAAGCAGGCAAGCGTCCCATCGGATGGGATGAGGTGCTTGAGGGAACCGAACTGTTAGGACTCCCAGAGGATTTGATCGTCATGTCATGGAGAGGCCTTGCGGGTGGATTGGAAGCAAGCAAACGCGGCCATGAAGTGATTATGTGCCCCAATACCGAGGGTTGTTATTTCGACTACAAACACCAAGACAGTGAGGAGGAGATGGGAAACCTGGGTGTCAGCACACTTGAGCAGGTAGCCCGTTTCACACCAACTCCCTCTATAATGGAAGCGAGCACAAAAACCTCTGTATTGGGATCACAGGGAAACCTATGGACGGAAAAGGTAACCACCTCACGCCAGGCTGAGTATTTACTATTCCCCCGCCTTATGATTCTCGCCCAGCAACTTTGGAAGAATCAAAAAGCAGAAATGACCTTGGAAACACGAGGTGTGTTGACAGAGCTTTGTCAGGCTTTGGACATCAACTGTTATCGAGGAGCATAG
- a CDS encoding YhbY family RNA-binding protein, with amino-acid sequence MNSSVRSFLKAQAHSLKPIVMVGKSGLEERVIAAMNEALGSHELVKVKFQAFKDEIRPLAEELAVKTKSELVSIIGFIATFYRESEEHLIHIPKDLLKKGE; translated from the coding sequence ATGAATAGCAGTGTAAGAAGTTTTCTGAAGGCACAGGCTCACTCCCTCAAGCCGATTGTCATGGTCGGCAAGAGTGGATTGGAAGAGCGGGTGATAGCAGCCATGAACGAAGCCTTGGGCAGTCATGAGCTGGTCAAAGTAAAGTTTCAGGCCTTCAAGGATGAGATACGTCCTCTCGCAGAGGAGCTGGCAGTGAAGACCAAGAGTGAATTGGTCAGCATCATTGGCTTCATTGCAACGTTTTATCGTGAGAGTGAGGAACATTTGATTCATATTCCCAAGGATTTGCTGAAAAAGGGCGAGTAG
- a CDS encoding AMP-dependent synthetase/ligase → MAQQKHAPKPWDFLDEYRGKVFQGQWPTIVEMFEISVSRYPNNKCFTAFVPKKETFTYTQAHQYVLKTANYLASKGVGKGVKVAVSGKNSPEWAIAYLGILFCGAIVVPLDNMLSNKDMAKLMDFAGVKILFADSDRLENFDSENKLGLSERISLEPTKEHTFVMELDAKEMKRDKAQSEDTAAILFTSGTTGTPKGVMLSHFNMISDCYLAQGNMTLYPTDVFYAILPIHHAYTMMAVFFEALSVGASIVFGKKLIISQVLKELKEGEVNMFLAVPMLFNKMIAALMNGVREKGIVLYGIIRFLMGVSGLLKKVFKVNVGKKMFGFLLKKLSLDKNRICISGGGPLPASTFKMFNELGIDFVQGYGLTETSPITHLNPIEAYIETSVGKKVPQVEVKIVNPDSDGNGIIYIKGPMVMQGYYNNPEATKEVLEDGWLNTGDVGYQDAQGYLYLTGRAKNIIVTDGGKNVFPEEIEDHFQLYSEIETICVLGYLVDKKTKSEGIRALVYPAEKWRDEMAKQHGAQAKKKIEERINQIIGEVNKELQSYKKITRVNVIDEPLEMTSTKKVKRFVVAQKYKD, encoded by the coding sequence ATGGCACAACAGAAACATGCACCTAAACCGTGGGATTTTCTGGACGAGTACCGCGGTAAAGTATTCCAAGGTCAATGGCCTACTATTGTAGAGATGTTTGAGATATCGGTAAGTCGCTATCCTAATAATAAATGTTTCACTGCTTTTGTCCCTAAAAAGGAGACGTTTACCTATACACAAGCACATCAGTATGTACTGAAGACGGCAAACTATCTCGCCTCAAAAGGGGTGGGCAAGGGTGTCAAGGTTGCGGTATCGGGTAAGAACAGTCCCGAATGGGCGATTGCATATCTGGGAATCTTATTTTGCGGTGCTATCGTAGTCCCCCTGGATAACATGCTGAGCAATAAGGACATGGCAAAACTTATGGACTTTGCCGGGGTAAAAATCCTGTTTGCCGACTCTGACAGACTCGAGAATTTCGATAGTGAGAACAAGCTTGGGTTGTCCGAAAGAATTAGTCTTGAACCAACTAAAGAGCATACTTTTGTGATGGAGTTGGATGCCAAGGAAATGAAGCGGGACAAGGCACAAAGTGAAGATACCGCTGCCATTCTGTTCACCAGTGGTACAACGGGAACCCCCAAAGGTGTCATGCTCAGCCATTTCAACATGATAAGTGACTGTTATCTGGCCCAGGGCAACATGACACTCTATCCTACCGATGTATTCTATGCCATTCTTCCCATCCACCATGCCTATACCATGATGGCCGTTTTCTTTGAGGCACTCAGTGTGGGAGCTTCCATTGTATTCGGCAAGAAGTTGATCATCAGCCAAGTCCTCAAGGAGCTGAAAGAGGGTGAGGTAAATATGTTCCTCGCAGTTCCGATGCTCTTCAACAAAATGATTGCTGCACTGATGAATGGTGTTCGGGAGAAAGGCATCGTGTTGTATGGAATCATCCGGTTCCTCATGGGTGTTTCCGGACTGCTGAAGAAAGTGTTCAAGGTGAATGTCGGTAAGAAAATGTTTGGTTTCCTGCTCAAGAAACTCTCGTTGGACAAGAACCGCATCTGCATAAGCGGCGGTGGTCCCCTGCCGGCTAGCACGTTCAAGATGTTCAATGAGCTGGGAATCGACTTTGTCCAGGGTTACGGCCTGACTGAGACCAGCCCGATTACCCACCTCAATCCGATCGAGGCATATATTGAAACTTCGGTTGGCAAGAAAGTTCCTCAGGTCGAAGTCAAAATTGTGAATCCCGATAGCGATGGCAATGGGATTATCTATATCAAGGGACCCATGGTCATGCAGGGCTACTACAACAATCCTGAAGCTACGAAAGAAGTGCTCGAGGATGGGTGGCTCAATACCGGTGACGTCGGTTATCAGGATGCGCAGGGCTATCTGTATCTGACGGGACGTGCGAAGAACATCATTGTTACCGATGGTGGTAAGAATGTGTTCCCCGAGGAGATCGAGGACCATTTCCAGCTTTACAGCGAGATAGAAACCATCTGCGTGCTCGGGTATCTGGTCGATAAGAAGACCAAGAGCGAAGGCATTCGGGCTTTGGTGTACCCAGCAGAAAAGTGGCGGGATGAAATGGCCAAACAGCACGGTGCGCAGGCCAAGAAAAAGATTGAGGAACGCATAAATCAAATTATTGGTGAAGTAAACAAGGAATTGCAATCCTACAAGAAGATTACCCGTGTGAATGTCATCGATGAACCGCTTGAAATGACGAGTACTAAAAAAGTTAAACGCTTCGTAGTTGCACAAAAGTACAAAGACTAA
- a CDS encoding bifunctional folylpolyglutamate synthase/dihydrofolate synthase: MVITCFDDVVRFMESFPNLEKQTTHYTTRTYRLDRMHSLLAYLGNPELSFKKIHLAGSKGKGSTASYLASALTALGYKTGLYLSPHLVDYRERFSLSGTFFSDDLLVQTGKELQILVQGFHFTDQWGETNPTTFELYTAYAYMLFKNSACDWAVIETGLGGRLDATNTITAEACVLCPIELEHTKILGDTIEKIAAEKSKIIKNGVPTFIGFEEEAAMSVFLAEAKAMHSPTYLLSESIKELSSKTTTEGELVRYQWKDGTEEHLLLSMRGSVQAQNSALALLVLRTLGLYNEKVIPAIEKNQIPGRFQQLSTSPCLYVDGAHTTHSLKALLSSFSSLHHEGTNTIIYGALEDKDHHHMANLVLDHFQQIIISRPGTYKKSDIASLYALFCDLARKRSQTYQILLVEDNTQALKAAYSMTSNSSAIMVCGSFYLAGGVKAAFEQIRSTYESQLA; this comes from the coding sequence ATGGTAATTACATGCTTTGACGATGTAGTCCGCTTCATGGAGAGTTTCCCCAATCTTGAGAAGCAGACCACGCACTATACAACCAGAACATACCGCTTGGACCGCATGCATTCCTTGCTTGCCTACCTAGGTAATCCTGAGCTGTCTTTTAAGAAAATTCATCTGGCCGGCTCGAAGGGCAAAGGCTCGACGGCCAGCTATCTTGCAAGCGCCCTTACCGCTTTGGGATACAAGACTGGTCTGTATCTCTCCCCTCATCTGGTTGACTACCGCGAACGTTTCAGTCTCAGCGGAACCTTCTTCAGCGATGACTTGCTCGTACAGACCGGTAAGGAGTTGCAGATTCTGGTGCAAGGATTTCATTTCACCGACCAGTGGGGAGAAACCAATCCAACGACATTCGAACTCTACACCGCCTATGCCTACATGCTTTTCAAGAACAGCGCCTGTGATTGGGCAGTCATAGAGACCGGCCTGGGTGGAAGGCTGGACGCGACCAATACCATCACAGCTGAAGCTTGCGTACTGTGCCCCATCGAGCTTGAGCATACGAAAATTTTGGGTGATACCATCGAGAAAATTGCCGCAGAGAAGAGCAAAATCATCAAGAACGGAGTGCCAACCTTCATAGGCTTTGAAGAAGAAGCCGCCATGTCTGTTTTTCTTGCTGAGGCCAAAGCGATGCACAGCCCCACCTATCTGCTCAGCGAGTCCATCAAGGAGTTGTCAAGCAAAACCACCACCGAGGGAGAACTTGTTCGGTATCAATGGAAGGATGGGACAGAGGAGCACTTGCTGCTCTCGATGCGCGGCAGTGTACAGGCACAAAATAGCGCCCTTGCCCTGCTTGTGCTCAGAACACTGGGCCTCTACAACGAAAAAGTCATCCCGGCCATTGAGAAAAACCAGATTCCCGGACGGTTCCAACAACTATCCACCTCGCCCTGTCTCTATGTCGATGGGGCACACACAACCCACTCCTTGAAAGCCCTGCTTTCCAGTTTCAGTTCATTGCATCACGAGGGGACGAACACCATCATTTACGGAGCCTTGGAGGACAAGGATCACCATCACATGGCAAACTTGGTGCTAGACCATTTCCAGCAGATCATCATCAGTCGTCCCGGAACGTACAAGAAGAGTGATATTGCAAGCCTGTATGCCCTATTCTGCGACCTTGCCCGAAAGCGGTCGCAGACCTATCAGATTTTGTTAGTCGAAGACAATACACAGGCTCTTAAAGCTGCTTACTCAATGACAAGCAATAGCTCTGCCATCATGGTTTGCGGATCATTTTACCTTGCAGGGGGTGTGAAAGCTGCTTTTGAGCAGATACGGAGTACCTATGAGTCTCAACTGGCGTGA
- a CDS encoding NFACT RNA binding domain-containing protein translates to MSLNWREIALILEELPLVGSSLQQTVQHDFHAISWNFYHQTIGRWTLYTELGTPFSRLHLASESLSVAQQGKTAKLQRFIQFLRAHLEGSKVVEVFQQPYDRMVHLKLDNHGTLLNLYMRFYSGPGANVIITDEQDIILELLYRRPARGEQSGQPFIIGEPKTGEDDRFVVRSRTDTSFNRQIEMEYGSQSNELTFQELLRKVEAKRDRELKTLQTTLASQMHTLKANEGYDRHKMTADLLSAYQHLLKDNQDSIELDDWESSEKRVIELDPKLKGRENILLYYERYQKAKGSYENALSEVVKAKAQLAEREAHYVQLLEATEPQNAIRAMKRELASAETKAHDKVHSPGLTMQSGQFTLLVGRNAKENDELLRHYARGNDYWMHTRDVPGGYVFIKFIKNKTVPLVVLLDAANLAVVFSKAKKEGKADLYYTQVKHLRRVKGGKTGLVLPTQEKNLSITLDETRLRRLLLEDDNA, encoded by the coding sequence ATGAGTCTCAACTGGCGTGAAATTGCGCTCATCCTTGAGGAATTGCCGCTGGTCGGCAGCTCACTGCAACAGACAGTACAACATGACTTTCATGCCATAAGTTGGAACTTTTACCATCAGACAATTGGCAGATGGACACTGTATACTGAGTTGGGCACCCCATTTTCCCGCTTGCACTTGGCCAGCGAGAGCCTCAGTGTGGCCCAACAGGGCAAGACTGCAAAACTGCAACGCTTCATCCAGTTCCTCAGAGCCCACCTTGAAGGGTCCAAGGTGGTGGAAGTCTTTCAGCAACCGTATGACCGCATGGTCCATCTCAAGCTGGACAACCATGGTACGCTTCTTAACCTGTACATGCGCTTCTATAGCGGTCCGGGGGCCAATGTAATCATTACCGATGAGCAGGACATCATCCTTGAACTTCTGTATCGTCGTCCCGCTAGGGGAGAGCAGAGCGGCCAGCCATTCATTATAGGCGAACCAAAAACAGGAGAGGACGATCGATTTGTCGTGCGCTCTCGCACTGATACCTCCTTCAACCGCCAGATTGAGATGGAGTATGGAAGCCAAAGCAACGAGCTGACGTTCCAAGAGCTCCTACGCAAAGTAGAGGCAAAACGCGATCGGGAGTTGAAAACACTACAAACCACCTTGGCAAGTCAAATGCACACCCTTAAGGCCAATGAAGGCTATGATCGGCACAAAATGACAGCCGATCTGTTGAGCGCCTACCAACATCTACTGAAGGACAACCAGGACAGCATTGAACTGGACGATTGGGAAAGCTCGGAAAAACGAGTCATCGAGCTCGACCCAAAGCTCAAGGGAAGGGAAAACATCCTTCTCTACTATGAAAGATATCAGAAAGCAAAAGGTTCCTACGAAAATGCACTGAGCGAAGTGGTGAAGGCGAAAGCCCAGCTTGCCGAGAGGGAAGCTCACTACGTACAACTGCTTGAAGCAACAGAGCCACAGAATGCCATCAGGGCAATGAAACGCGAACTGGCAAGCGCCGAAACCAAAGCACACGACAAGGTCCATTCCCCTGGGTTGACGATGCAAAGCGGGCAGTTCACGTTGCTGGTCGGCCGCAATGCCAAGGAGAACGATGAGCTATTGCGCCACTATGCAAGGGGCAACGATTACTGGATGCATACCCGTGATGTACCCGGAGGCTATGTATTCATCAAGTTCATCAAAAACAAGACTGTCCCGCTTGTAGTCCTGTTGGATGCGGCCAACCTGGCTGTCGTATTCAGCAAGGCAAAAAAGGAGGGAAAGGCCGACCTCTACTACACACAGGTCAAACACCTGAGGAGAGTAAAAGGCGGAAAAACCGGCTTGGTGTTGCCAACTCAGGAAAAAAACTTAAGTATAACACTGGACGAAACAAGGCTAAGACGATTACTTTTGGAAGATGACAATGCTTAA
- the amrB gene encoding AmmeMemoRadiSam system protein B, with amino-acid sequence MLKSQHHMIFYPEDRTKLDECTKPRPASVKPCSLPCAVLVPHASYSMVSEALHRSFEQVQMLKPSLVVFLGPLHQEVLSEDEPAFLFTPESEGITIAGFDHLFATSLADKLCTMFPTQVVKQDSYFIEEPALELTLPFIQSYFGDTPTLPLLCGSCNRAQLAVYTKVLQAITKLAPQVLFIVSSNANAVLPATEAAKHAAAFVRTLSKGSSLCEGLRTHTISSCNAASLDAVAAQSWANGHWDITAMFLGGKEYETIEAELDDPEKHVWHISATLGASHDYQ; translated from the coding sequence ATGCTTAAATCCCAACATCACATGATTTTCTACCCTGAAGACCGTACAAAGCTTGATGAGTGTACAAAACCAAGGCCAGCATCAGTGAAACCCTGCTCACTGCCTTGCGCGGTGCTTGTTCCCCACGCTTCCTACAGCATGGTTTCTGAAGCATTGCACCGCTCTTTTGAACAGGTTCAGATGCTCAAACCCTCATTGGTCGTATTCCTTGGTCCCTTGCACCAGGAGGTGCTCAGCGAGGATGAGCCGGCTTTTCTGTTCACCCCTGAATCGGAAGGCATAACCATAGCAGGATTTGACCATCTGTTTGCAACCTCCCTCGCTGACAAACTTTGTACCATGTTTCCTACACAGGTGGTGAAGCAGGATAGCTATTTTATCGAAGAACCGGCTCTTGAACTTACCCTTCCCTTTATCCAAAGCTACTTTGGCGATACGCCGACGCTCCCGCTTCTTTGTGGAAGCTGCAACAGAGCCCAACTTGCCGTCTATACCAAAGTACTCCAGGCTATCACCAAGCTCGCCCCACAGGTGCTATTCATTGTTTCGTCCAATGCCAATGCCGTTCTGCCGGCAACGGAGGCTGCAAAGCACGCCGCTGCTTTTGTCAGAACTCTTTCAAAGGGCTCTAGCCTATGTGAGGGCCTTCGTACACACACCATCAGCAGCTGCAATGCTGCCAGCTTGGATGCTGTGGCCGCCCAGAGCTGGGCAAACGGGCACTGGGACATCACGGCGATGTTCCTTGGCGGCAAGGAATATGAGACCATCGAAGCCGAACTTGATGACCCTGAAAAACATGTCTGGCATATCAGTGCCACGCTAGGAGCTTCCCATGATTACCAATGA